Proteins encoded together in one Vigna angularis cultivar LongXiaoDou No.4 chromosome 5, ASM1680809v1, whole genome shotgun sequence window:
- the LOC108319555 gene encoding probable BOI-related E3 ubiquitin-protein ligase 3: protein MAVEARHFNILHPQQLIPNRETLTNPMDATIMNMYATQTGLGLGNYSMLPLSGTTTASETFFPTPHFSSLLQKPAVLESDNSTLSYNNKVVPVSRKRSRDSIHDNNFPFHPYPQKKTDSFSFLGEDISSHIHRQQLDLDALVSQHMEKVRMELEEKRKRQARRLMESIEVEMAKRLRAKEEEILKIEKLNWVLEEKVRSLSIENQFWRDLAQTNEATANVLRTNLEQVLAQVSAPPHTADEDAESCCGSSDEGWRTLAAGAQDKEKEGCSEIKENIIIVNNNNNKNNYNDNGKSGGKRLCRKCGEKESCVLILPCRHLCVCTGCGSSLDSCPVCKSIKNASVHVNMTL, encoded by the exons ATGGCAGTTGAAGCTCGTCACTTTAACATCCTCCATCCTCAACAACTCATACCCAATAG AGAAACCTTAACCAACCCAATGGATGCCACCATCATGAACATGTACGCCACTCAAACGGGTTTGGGTTTGGGTAATTACTCGATGCTGCCTCTCTCCGGCACCACCACCGCGTCGGAGACCTTTTTTCCGACGCCTCACTTCAGCTCTCTCCTCCAGAAACCCGCTGTCTTGGAATCCGACAACAGCACTCTTTCCTACAACAACAAGGTTGTTCCCGTTTCCAGAAAACGCTCCAGAGATTCCATCCACGACAACAATTTCCCTTTCCATCCATACCCTCAGAAGAAAACCgattctttctccttccttggcGAAGACATTTCCTCTCACATCCATCGTCAACAGCTCGACCTCGATGCCCTCGTCTCCCAACAC ATGGAGAAGGTTAGGATGGAgttagaagaaaagagaaagcgGCAAGCTAGAAGATTGATGGAGAGCATTGAGGTGGAAATGGCGAAGAGGCTGAGAGCGAAAGAAGAAGAGATTTTGAAGATAGAAAAATTGAATTGGGTTTTGGAAGAGAAAGTGAGATCACTGAGCATCGAGAATCAGTTTTGGCGCGACCTGGCTCAGACCAACGAAGCCACCGCCAATGTCCTACGCACCAATCTCGAGCAGGTCTTGGCGCAGGTATCAGCGCCACCGCACACGGCGGATGAAGATGCGGAGTCGTGCTGCGGGAGCAGCGACGAGGGGTGGCGTACGTTAGCCGCCGGGGCGCAGGACAAGGAAAAGGAAGGTTGCAgcgaaataaaagaaaatattattattgttaataataataataataaaaacaattataacgaTAATGGAAAAAGCGGTGGGAAGAGATTGTGCAGAAAGTGTGGGGAAAAGGAATCGTGCGTGCTAATCTTACCGTGCAGGCACCTATGTGTCTGCACAGGTTGCGGGTCTAGTTTAGACTCTTGTCCTGTTTGTAAATCCATCAAAAATGCCAGTGTTCATGTAAACATGACATTATAA